Proteins from a genomic interval of Stenotrophomonas sp. WZN-1:
- a CDS encoding CBS domain-containing protein: protein MTTVRQLLDGKSPEVHAVAPDAAVIDAIRLMAEKGIGAVLVMDGPRLVGILSERDYARKIVLRDRSSRDTAVAEIMTAQVVTVSPGEKVEHCLQLVTDYRIRHLPVVEGAQVLGVISIGDLVKSVIDAQRRELDQLQQYIVAG, encoded by the coding sequence ATGACGACGGTACGGCAACTGTTGGACGGCAAGTCTCCTGAAGTACATGCGGTCGCGCCGGATGCGGCGGTGATCGATGCGATCCGGTTGATGGCGGAAAAGGGCATCGGTGCGGTGCTGGTGATGGACGGGCCGCGGCTGGTCGGGATCCTGTCCGAGCGTGATTACGCGCGCAAGATCGTGCTGCGTGATCGTTCGTCGCGCGATACCGCGGTGGCGGAGATCATGACGGCGCAGGTGGTAACCGTGTCGCCGGGCGAGAAGGTGGAGCACTGCCTGCAACTGGTGACTGACTACCGCATCCGCCACCTGCCGGTGGTCGAGGGCGCGCAGGTGCTGGGTGTGATCTCCATCGGCGACCTGGTGAAGTCGGTGATCGATGCGCAGCGGCGGGAGCTGGATCAGCTGCAGCAGTACATCGTGGCAGGGTGA
- a CDS encoding glycosyltransferase family 2 protein, which yields MNRERLTFVIAAYNEALALPLLHPRLCAVLDGMPDIDGHILYVDDGSHDRTWEVIAGLAQADARVSALKLSRNFGKEAALTAGLDLVHEGAAMILDADGQDPPELVPQFVARWREGHDNVYGTRMARDGESWIKRATAAMFYRVMGRLSRTPIPADTGDFRLLSPRALSALRGMRERHRFMKGLFSWVGFKRIAVPYHRHARVAGTSKFSLWRLWNFALEGITGFSTVPLRTATYLGLATAAVAFVFGLWVIAKAALYGDRVAGWPTMMAVILFLGGVQLIALGLIGEYLGRLYEESKQRPLYLVDAWLASAVADSALQPTLGGQADDDGTATVGRQVS from the coding sequence ATGAACCGCGAACGCCTTACTTTCGTCATCGCCGCCTACAACGAGGCCCTGGCACTGCCGCTGCTGCATCCACGGCTGTGCGCGGTGCTGGACGGCATGCCCGACATCGACGGCCACATCCTCTATGTGGATGACGGCAGTCATGACCGCACATGGGAGGTGATCGCGGGGCTGGCCCAGGCCGATGCGCGCGTGTCGGCGCTGAAACTGTCGCGCAACTTCGGCAAGGAGGCGGCGCTGACCGCAGGCCTGGATCTGGTGCACGAGGGGGCAGCGATGATCCTCGATGCCGACGGCCAGGACCCGCCGGAGCTGGTGCCGCAGTTCGTCGCCCGCTGGCGCGAGGGCCATGACAACGTGTACGGCACGCGCATGGCCCGCGATGGCGAGTCCTGGATCAAGCGCGCCACGGCAGCGATGTTCTATCGGGTGATGGGCCGCCTGTCGCGTACGCCGATTCCGGCCGATACCGGAGATTTCCGCCTGCTGTCGCCGCGCGCGCTGAGCGCCCTGCGCGGGATGCGTGAGCGCCACCGCTTCATGAAAGGGCTTTTCAGCTGGGTAGGCTTCAAACGGATTGCCGTGCCCTATCACCGCCACGCGCGCGTGGCCGGCACCAGCAAGTTCAGCCTGTGGCGGCTGTGGAATTTCGCCCTCGAAGGCATCACCGGCTTCTCGACCGTGCCGCTGCGGACCGCCACCTACCTGGGCCTGGCAACCGCAGCAGTCGCGTTCGTGTTCGGCCTGTGGGTGATCGCGAAGGCGGCGCTGTATGGCGACCGGGTGGCGGGCTGGCCGACGATGATGGCGGTGATCCTGTTCCTTGGCGGGGTGCAGCTGATCGCGCTGGGCCTGATCGGTGAGTACCTGGGGCGGCTGTACGAAGAGTCCAAGCAGCGGCCGTTGTACCTGGTTGACGCGTGGCTAGCATCCGCCGTGGCAGACTCGGCCCTGCAACCCACCCTCGGAGGGCAGGCAGATGACGACGGTACGGCAACTGTTGGACGGCAAGTCTCCTGA
- the mtgA gene encoding monofunctional biosynthetic peptidoglycan transglycosylase, whose protein sequence is MGAAGEQHKVEAVVATPRRRRWRWKRLLWLPVLLAAFSCLQVLVLRFIDPPVSMVMLWRYGEALGEADWSYRLHYQWRDLDQMAPSLPISLVAAEDQRFPDHNGFDLQAIEKARDHNARGGRLRGASTISQQVAKNLFLWQGRSWIRKGLEVWYTVLIEALWPKERILEMYANIAEFGDGVYGAQAAARKFWGKDAARLSPAESARLAAVLPAPRRYNAAKPGPYVQRRAAWIQRQARQLGGASYLSED, encoded by the coding sequence ATGGGGGCAGCGGGAGAGCAGCACAAGGTAGAGGCAGTGGTCGCCACGCCGCGCCGGCGGCGCTGGCGCTGGAAGCGGCTGCTGTGGCTGCCGGTGCTGCTGGCCGCCTTCAGCTGTCTGCAGGTGCTGGTGCTGCGGTTCATCGACCCGCCGGTGTCCATGGTGATGCTGTGGCGCTATGGCGAGGCGCTGGGCGAGGCCGACTGGTCCTATCGGCTGCATTACCAGTGGCGCGACCTCGACCAGATGGCCCCGAGCCTGCCCATCTCGCTGGTGGCGGCCGAGGACCAGCGCTTCCCCGACCACAATGGCTTCGACCTGCAGGCCATCGAAAAGGCCCGCGACCACAATGCCAGGGGCGGGCGCCTGCGCGGCGCCAGCACGATCAGCCAGCAGGTGGCCAAGAACCTGTTCCTGTGGCAGGGCCGCAGCTGGATCCGCAAGGGCCTGGAGGTCTGGTACACGGTGCTGATCGAGGCGCTGTGGCCGAAGGAGCGCATCCTGGAGATGTACGCCAACATCGCCGAGTTCGGTGATGGTGTGTACGGCGCGCAGGCGGCAGCCCGGAAATTCTGGGGCAAGGACGCGGCCCGGCTGAGTCCGGCCGAGAGCGCGCGACTGGCGGCGGTACTGCCGGCACCGAGGCGCTACAACGCGGCAAAACCAGGGCCGTATGTGCAGCGGCGCGCGGCATGGATCCAGCGCCAGGCACGCCAGCTGGGTGGCGCGTCATACCTGTCGGAAGATTGA
- a CDS encoding Hsp33 family molecular chaperone HslO, producing the protein MTANSDSLIRFLLPDAGVRGVHVHLQATWQEILSHAAYPDAAAELLGEACVASALFTGHTKIDGRLSVQLRSSTALRTLFAECTAAGTLRGIAQLSEGADAPRDLSSLGEDAILAITIENPGLDPREPQRYQSLVALTAPELDEAFEDYFRQSEQLPTRLLLAADRKGAAGLLLQKLPGDEGDEDGWARASALFETLGKAELLATPAEQLLHRLFHEERPEMLGDKPLSFACSCSRERVAGMLQSLGEEEARAAAEDTGAVEVRCEFCGREYHFPLTEFGILFHGAQGAVPAPERLQ; encoded by the coding sequence ATGACCGCCAACTCCGATTCCCTGATCCGTTTCCTGCTTCCCGACGCCGGCGTCCGCGGCGTGCATGTGCACCTGCAGGCCACCTGGCAGGAAATCCTGTCCCACGCCGCATACCCGGACGCCGCTGCCGAGCTGCTCGGCGAGGCCTGTGTCGCCTCGGCACTGTTCACCGGCCACACCAAGATCGACGGCCGCCTGTCGGTGCAGCTGCGCAGCAGCACTGCCCTGCGCACCCTGTTTGCCGAATGCACCGCCGCCGGCACCCTGCGCGGCATCGCCCAGCTCAGCGAGGGCGCCGACGCGCCGCGTGACCTGTCCAGCCTCGGCGAGGATGCCATCCTCGCCATCACCATCGAGAACCCTGGCCTCGACCCGCGCGAGCCGCAGCGCTACCAGAGCCTGGTCGCGCTGACCGCGCCGGAACTGGACGAAGCCTTCGAGGACTACTTCCGCCAGTCGGAGCAGCTGCCGACCCGCCTGCTGCTGGCGGCCGACCGCAAGGGTGCCGCTGGCCTGCTGCTGCAGAAGCTGCCGGGCGACGAAGGCGACGAGGATGGCTGGGCCCGTGCCAGCGCCCTGTTCGAGACCCTGGGCAAGGCCGAACTGCTGGCCACCCCGGCCGAGCAGCTGCTGCACCGCCTGTTCCACGAGGAGCGACCGGAAATGCTGGGCGACAAGCCGCTGTCCTTCGCCTGCTCCTGCTCGCGCGAGCGGGTGGCCGGCATGCTGCAGTCGCTGGGGGAAGAGGAGGCCCGTGCGGCCGCCGAGGACACCGGCGCCGTCGAGGTGCGTTGCGAATTCTGCGGGCGTGAGTATCACTTTCCATTGACGGAGTTCGGCATACTGTTCCACGGCGCCCAGGGGGCTGTACCGGCGCCTGAACGACTTCAGTAA
- a CDS encoding TonB-dependent receptor gives MKLKSSQLRDAVVIALVAGATTATAHAQEATNLDRIEVTGSRIRQVDTETAQPVLSISRASIEKSGFKTVADVLQNIAAAGSPAISRSEPLSSGEAVGGFYIDLRNLGAERTLVLVDGKRLGASVSGLQDVSQIPSAIVERIDVLKDGASSIYGSDAIAGVINIITRKNFQGLEANAYVGQYGEGDGQKTSYDFVAGFTGDRGSITIGAEYAEEKEVWAKDRWFSRYPRTTFHPAQNWSPVSQWGTIIDPDTDDWLVLNRGGDYRDVNQYHDQDFAGITGDTSNSNTQMHLLTPTKRRSVFANVQYDLTDNIRFVSDLLYTRRESQAQVAGYPLQSASYERLGAKWDADSYYNPFGKDMGFMRRGWEVPRLSTNKLTTFRFTGALQGSFQFNDKYFDWEAGYIYQNSENQQSQTGNYNVLAVNAATGPSFFNPATGRVECGTAAGLVDGSNPIYGPGAGGCLPWNPAIPYGRTGDGGLTGNPDLQQFLFPTTKNTGEVTTKTYYANIAGSLFTLPAGDLGFALGYEYREDKGSYNPDALSQTGYSTDLAAGPTGGGYNVNEVYLELNVPILADLPGAKELSFNAATRYSKYNTFGNTTNNKFGLKWKPIDQLLVRATYAEGFRAPTIDNLYGGSSQTFAYFTDPCDTSFGSTDQPGVAARCAAAIGPTASTFRQLRQGYVPASGPDEQTPDPFNAVSNPDLTPEKSKSKTVGLVWSPTFAQGLNMSLDWWNIKITNTIVVDSPDDQLNDCYVLGIAERCNSFTRDPNRHNVTNLTYAPRNAGYQETEGFDFDVAYRFETDSWGTFNANLQNSYVTKNVLKTTNAQQVPVSILNGFGSNFRLRSNLVLGWERGDWGVTWGTRYFSSVKERCYYSDECSLPDFGSPDPVRDQAMNKRGSTMFHDVQVSWNAPWNATIAVGARNVFDHYGPQMYSAPNSQFSYYGGYDIGRFMYMQYKQKF, from the coding sequence ATGAAACTCAAGTCCAGCCAGCTGCGTGACGCAGTTGTGATCGCGCTTGTCGCCGGTGCCACCACCGCGACGGCCCACGCCCAGGAAGCCACCAACCTCGACCGTATCGAGGTCACCGGTTCGCGCATCCGTCAGGTCGATACCGAAACCGCCCAGCCCGTCCTGAGCATCAGCCGTGCTTCGATCGAGAAGAGCGGCTTCAAGACGGTTGCCGACGTCCTGCAGAACATCGCTGCCGCCGGCAGCCCGGCCATCAGCCGTTCCGAGCCGCTGTCCTCCGGTGAAGCCGTCGGTGGCTTCTACATCGACCTGCGCAACCTCGGTGCCGAGCGCACCCTGGTGCTGGTCGACGGCAAGCGCCTCGGCGCCAGCGTCAGCGGCCTGCAGGACGTGTCGCAGATCCCGTCGGCCATCGTCGAGCGCATCGACGTGCTGAAGGACGGCGCCTCGTCGATCTACGGCTCCGACGCGATCGCCGGCGTGATCAACATCATCACCCGCAAGAACTTCCAGGGCCTGGAAGCCAACGCCTACGTCGGCCAGTACGGCGAAGGCGACGGCCAGAAGACCAGCTACGACTTCGTGGCCGGCTTCACCGGTGACCGTGGCTCGATCACCATCGGCGCCGAGTACGCCGAAGAAAAGGAAGTGTGGGCCAAGGACCGCTGGTTCAGCCGTTATCCGCGCACCACCTTCCACCCGGCCCAGAACTGGAGCCCGGTCAGCCAGTGGGGCACCATCATCGATCCGGACACCGATGACTGGCTGGTGCTGAATCGCGGTGGCGATTACCGCGACGTCAACCAGTACCACGACCAGGACTTCGCCGGCATCACCGGTGACACCAGCAACTCCAATACGCAGATGCACCTGCTGACGCCGACCAAGCGTCGCTCGGTGTTCGCCAACGTGCAGTACGACCTGACCGACAACATCCGCTTCGTCTCCGACCTGCTGTACACCCGTCGTGAGTCGCAGGCCCAGGTCGCCGGCTATCCGTTGCAGTCCGCGTCGTATGAGCGCCTGGGTGCCAAGTGGGACGCCGACAGCTACTACAACCCCTTCGGCAAGGACATGGGCTTCATGCGCCGTGGCTGGGAAGTGCCGCGCCTGTCGACCAACAAGCTGACCACCTTCCGCTTCACCGGCGCCCTGCAGGGCAGCTTCCAGTTCAATGACAAGTACTTCGACTGGGAAGCCGGCTACATCTACCAGAACTCGGAGAACCAGCAGAGCCAGACCGGCAACTACAACGTGCTGGCGGTCAATGCCGCCACCGGTCCGTCGTTCTTCAACCCGGCCACCGGCCGCGTCGAGTGCGGCACCGCCGCAGGCCTGGTCGACGGTTCCAATCCGATCTACGGCCCGGGCGCCGGCGGCTGCCTGCCGTGGAACCCGGCCATTCCGTACGGCCGTACCGGTGACGGTGGCCTGACCGGCAACCCGGATCTGCAGCAGTTCCTGTTCCCGACCACCAAGAACACCGGTGAAGTCACCACCAAGACCTACTACGCGAACATCGCCGGCAGCCTGTTCACCCTGCCCGCCGGCGACCTGGGCTTCGCGCTGGGTTACGAGTACCGCGAAGACAAGGGCTCGTACAATCCGGACGCCCTGTCGCAGACCGGCTACTCGACCGACCTGGCCGCCGGCCCGACCGGTGGTGGCTACAACGTCAACGAAGTGTATCTGGAGCTGAATGTTCCGATCCTGGCCGACCTGCCGGGTGCCAAGGAACTGAGCTTCAACGCCGCGACGCGCTACTCGAAGTACAACACCTTCGGCAACACCACCAACAACAAGTTCGGCCTGAAGTGGAAGCCGATCGACCAGTTGCTGGTGCGTGCGACCTACGCCGAAGGCTTCCGTGCGCCGACCATCGACAATCTGTACGGTGGCAGCTCGCAGACCTTCGCGTACTTCACCGATCCGTGCGACACCTCGTTCGGCTCAACTGATCAGCCGGGTGTCGCGGCCCGTTGTGCCGCGGCCATCGGCCCGACCGCCAGCACCTTCCGCCAGCTGCGCCAGGGCTATGTGCCGGCCAGCGGTCCGGATGAGCAGACGCCGGATCCGTTCAATGCCGTCTCCAATCCTGACCTGACCCCGGAGAAGTCGAAGTCCAAGACCGTCGGCCTGGTGTGGAGCCCGACCTTCGCCCAGGGCCTGAACATGAGCCTGGACTGGTGGAACATCAAGATCACCAACACCATCGTCGTTGACAGCCCGGATGACCAGTTGAACGACTGCTACGTACTCGGCATCGCCGAGCGCTGCAACTCGTTCACCCGTGATCCGAACCGTCACAACGTGACCAACCTGACCTACGCCCCGCGTAACGCCGGTTACCAGGAAACCGAAGGCTTCGACTTCGACGTGGCATACCGCTTCGAGACCGACAGCTGGGGTACCTTCAACGCCAACCTGCAGAACAGCTACGTTACCAAGAACGTGTTGAAGACCACCAACGCGCAGCAGGTGCCGGTGTCGATCCTCAACGGCTTCGGCAGCAACTTCCGCCTGCGTTCGAACCTGGTGCTGGGCTGGGAGCGTGGCGACTGGGGCGTGACCTGGGGCACCCGTTACTTCTCCAGCGTCAAGGAGCGTTGCTACTACAGCGACGAGTGCAGCCTGCCGGACTTCGGTTCGCCGGATCCGGTGCGCGACCAGGCGATGAACAAGCGTGGTTCGACCATGTTCCACGACGTCCAGGTCTCCTGGAACGCACCGTGGAATGCGACCATCGCCGTCGGTGCGCGCAACGTGTTCGACCACTACGGCCCGCAGATGTACTCGGCACCGAACTCGCAGTTCTCCTACTACGGTGGCTACGACATCGGTCGCTTCATGTACATGCAGTACAAGCAGAAGTTCTGA
- a CDS encoding TetR/AcrR family transcriptional regulator, which produces MNQPDASAGEPRAGRNSRLSAEDWAQAALDLIAEQGVGAVAVEPLARRLGVTKGSFYWHFPSRDALLQAALERWELFEQEQVFGSLEDVPDPRVRLRQLFQMVAHEVQPHIIYSELLKALDHPMVRPVIDRVSQRRLDYLVASFRQAGLSSTDARHRARLAYAAYVGFLQLSLQLQQPKQAREDFEAYVEHLIETLIPNG; this is translated from the coding sequence ATGAATCAACCTGACGCTTCCGCCGGCGAACCGCGCGCCGGCCGCAACAGCCGCCTGAGTGCCGAAGACTGGGCCCAGGCGGCCCTCGATCTGATTGCTGAACAAGGTGTCGGCGCCGTCGCGGTGGAGCCGCTGGCACGGCGGCTTGGTGTCACCAAGGGCAGTTTCTACTGGCATTTCCCTTCGCGCGATGCATTGCTGCAGGCGGCGCTGGAGCGCTGGGAACTGTTCGAACAGGAACAGGTGTTCGGCAGCCTGGAAGACGTGCCGGATCCGCGCGTGCGCCTGCGCCAGCTGTTCCAGATGGTGGCGCATGAAGTGCAGCCGCACATCATCTACAGCGAGCTGCTGAAGGCGTTGGACCATCCGATGGTGCGGCCGGTGATCGACCGCGTCTCGCAGCGCCGCCTCGATTATCTGGTCGCCTCGTTCCGCCAGGCCGGGCTCAGCTCGACCGATGCACGCCATCGCGCGCGCCTGGCCTATGCCGCCTACGTCGGCTTCCTGCAGTTGTCGTTGCAGCTGCAGCAGCCCAAGCAGGCGCGCGAGGATTTCGAAGCGTACGTCGAGCATCTGATCGAGACGCTGATTCCGAACGGATGA
- a CDS encoding alpha/beta hydrolase produces MVTSPPPAAFHDLRLDAAHGARLAATASDHGRRGRVLFAHGFGQTRHAWNATARALNAAGLQTLAYDARGHGDSDWNAADLPYHGEQFADDLIVLAGEQPRPPVLVAASMGGLFGLLAESRWPGLFSAMVLVDITPRWDTAGVERILAFMTAHPDGFASLTQAADVISAYMPHRPRKSEQSLRALLREDGHGRWRWHWDPRLVAELARDSEQHQDALAEAARQVKCPLLLVSGGRSDLVTPQTVAEFLALAPHARHVQLPQATHMVAGDDNDAFTATVLDYLDVLPAADAAASSATNEHVTGARS; encoded by the coding sequence ATGGTTACGTCCCCACCTCCCGCTGCGTTCCATGACCTGCGCCTGGACGCCGCCCATGGCGCCCGCCTGGCAGCCACCGCCAGCGACCATGGCCGACGCGGCCGGGTGCTGTTCGCGCATGGCTTCGGCCAGACCCGCCACGCCTGGAATGCCACCGCCCGCGCACTGAACGCGGCCGGCCTGCAGACGCTGGCCTATGACGCCCGCGGCCACGGCGATTCGGACTGGAATGCCGCCGACCTGCCCTATCACGGCGAACAGTTCGCCGATGACCTGATCGTGCTGGCCGGCGAGCAGCCGCGCCCGCCGGTACTGGTTGCAGCATCGATGGGCGGGCTGTTCGGCCTGTTGGCCGAATCACGCTGGCCGGGCCTGTTCTCGGCGATGGTGCTGGTCGACATCACCCCGCGCTGGGACACGGCAGGCGTCGAGCGCATCCTGGCCTTCATGACCGCCCATCCCGACGGCTTCGCCTCGCTGACCCAGGCCGCTGACGTGATTTCGGCGTACATGCCGCACCGTCCGCGCAAATCCGAGCAGTCGCTGCGTGCACTGCTGCGCGAGGACGGCCATGGCCGCTGGCGCTGGCATTGGGACCCGCGCCTGGTGGCCGAGCTGGCCCGCGACAGCGAGCAGCACCAGGACGCACTGGCCGAGGCCGCGCGCCAGGTGAAGTGCCCGCTGCTGCTGGTCAGTGGCGGACGCAGCGACCTGGTCACGCCGCAGACCGTGGCCGAATTCCTGGCGTTGGCGCCGCATGCGCGCCATGTGCAGCTGCCGCAGGCCACTCACATGGTCGCGGGCGATGACAACGACGCCTTTACCGCTACTGTGTTGGACTATCTGGACGTGTTGCCCGCAGCGGACGCTGCGGCTTCGTCCGCCACAAACGAGCACGTCACCGGAGCACGCTCATGA
- a CDS encoding acyl-CoA dehydrogenase, protein MSIVLPFLALLLAGAFVAYHRMRLVTWTLISVALLAACWFIPYVNQTATIVAAAVLAVIAVPLLLPFIRKPLLTGPMMKVFRKVLPPLSQTERIALETGSVGFEGELFTGDPDWNILLNYPKPQLTAEEQAFLDGPVEELCTMVNDWEITHVHADLPPELWAFIKKNKFFGMIIPKEYGGLGFSALAHHKVIQKLASVSSVVSSTVGVPNSLGPGELLVHYGTQEQKDQYLPRLADGREVPCFGLTGPFAGSDATSIPDYGIVCKGEWNGEQVLGVKLTFDKRYITLAPVASLIGLAFRMYDPDGLIGDTRDIGITLGLLPRDTAGVEIGRRHFPLNSTFQNGPIRGKDVFIPLTQLIGGAAMAGKGWNMLNECLAVGRSITLPSTASGGAKAGAAVTGAYARIRKQFGLSVGRFEGVEEALARIGGKAYKISALSQATAAAVDRGDVPSVPSAIAKYHCTSMSREVISDMMDVIGGKGIILGPRNFAGRSWQAAPIAITVEGANIMTRSLLIFGQGAILCHPWVLKEMKAAQDPDTRAGLQDFDRSLFGHIRFGISNAVRSFWFGLTGARFGAAPGDAYTRRYFRKLDRYSANLALMADISMMTLGGKLKFKESLSGRLGDVLSHVYMTSAMLKRYHDEGAPQADQPLLAWAFHDSVHKIEESLSAALRNFPIRPIGWLMWALIFPLGRRAEAPGDRLSRRVAALLMAPNEARDRLASGVFLTPCENNPGGRINSYLSKAIMAEPVERKFLKALKSKGIEALDFKSQLDEAVAEGVITQDERSLLEELRTLTLDTITVDDFDTHELRAASYYDRQHKDPHSQAA, encoded by the coding sequence ATGAGCATCGTTCTTCCCTTCCTCGCCCTGCTGCTGGCAGGCGCGTTCGTCGCCTACCACCGCATGCGGCTGGTTACCTGGACGCTGATCAGCGTGGCCCTGCTGGCCGCCTGCTGGTTCATTCCCTACGTCAACCAGACCGCCACGATCGTCGCGGCCGCCGTGCTGGCCGTCATCGCCGTGCCGCTGCTGCTGCCGTTCATCCGCAAGCCGCTGCTGACCGGCCCGATGATGAAGGTGTTCCGCAAGGTGCTGCCGCCGCTGTCGCAGACCGAGCGCATCGCACTGGAAACCGGTTCGGTCGGTTTCGAGGGCGAACTGTTCACCGGTGATCCGGACTGGAACATCCTGCTCAACTATCCCAAGCCGCAGCTGACCGCCGAAGAACAGGCCTTCCTTGATGGCCCGGTCGAAGAGCTGTGCACGATGGTCAACGACTGGGAAATCACCCACGTCCACGCGGACCTGCCGCCGGAGCTGTGGGCCTTCATCAAGAAGAACAAGTTCTTCGGCATGATCATCCCGAAGGAATATGGCGGCCTGGGCTTCTCCGCGCTGGCCCACCACAAGGTGATCCAGAAGCTGGCCTCGGTGTCCTCGGTGGTCAGCTCCACCGTCGGCGTGCCCAACTCGCTGGGCCCGGGTGAACTGCTGGTGCATTACGGTACCCAGGAACAGAAGGACCAGTACCTGCCGCGCCTGGCCGATGGCCGCGAAGTGCCCTGCTTCGGCCTGACCGGCCCGTTCGCCGGTTCCGACGCCACCTCGATTCCGGACTACGGCATCGTCTGCAAGGGCGAGTGGAACGGCGAGCAGGTGCTCGGCGTCAAGCTAACCTTCGACAAGCGCTACATCACCCTGGCTCCGGTCGCTTCGCTGATCGGCCTGGCCTTCCGCATGTACGACCCGGATGGCCTGATCGGCGATACCCGCGACATCGGCATCACCCTCGGCCTGCTGCCGCGCGACACCGCCGGTGTTGAAATCGGCCGTCGCCACTTCCCGCTGAACTCGACGTTCCAGAACGGCCCGATCCGCGGCAAGGACGTGTTCATTCCGCTGACCCAGCTGATCGGTGGCGCAGCCATGGCCGGCAAGGGCTGGAACATGCTCAACGAGTGCCTGGCCGTAGGCCGCTCGATCACCCTGCCGTCCACCGCCAGCGGCGGTGCCAAGGCCGGTGCCGCCGTGACCGGCGCCTATGCGCGCATCCGCAAGCAGTTCGGCCTGTCGGTTGGCCGCTTCGAGGGCGTGGAAGAAGCACTGGCCCGCATCGGCGGCAAGGCCTACAAGATCAGCGCGCTGTCGCAGGCCACCGCCGCCGCGGTTGACCGTGGCGATGTTCCGTCGGTGCCGTCGGCGATCGCCAAGTACCACTGCACCAGCATGAGCCGCGAAGTGATCTCGGACATGATGGACGTGATCGGCGGCAAGGGCATCATCCTGGGGCCGCGCAACTTCGCCGGCCGCAGCTGGCAGGCCGCGCCGATCGCGATCACCGTGGAAGGCGCCAACATCATGACCCGCAGCCTGCTGATCTTCGGCCAGGGTGCGATCCTCTGCCACCCGTGGGTGCTGAAGGAAATGAAGGCCGCGCAGGATCCGGATACCCGTGCCGGCCTGCAGGACTTCGACCGCAGCCTGTTCGGCCACATCCGCTTCGGCATCTCCAATGCCGTGCGTTCGTTCTGGTTCGGCCTGACCGGCGCGCGCTTCGGTGCCGCCCCGGGCGATGCCTATACCCGCCGCTACTTCCGCAAGCTGGACCGCTACTCGGCCAACCTGGCGCTGATGGCCGACATCTCGATGATGACCCTCGGCGGCAAGCTGAAGTTCAAGGAATCGCTGTCCGGCCGCCTGGGTGACGTGCTGAGCCATGTCTACATGACCAGCGCCATGCTCAAGCGCTACCACGACGAAGGCGCACCGCAGGCCGACCAGCCGCTGCTGGCCTGGGCCTTCCATGACAGCGTGCACAAGATCGAAGAGTCGCTGTCGGCCGCACTGCGCAACTTCCCGATCCGTCCGATCGGCTGGCTGATGTGGGCGCTGATCTTCCCGCTGGGCCGTCGCGCCGAGGCCCCGGGCGACCGCCTGAGCCGCCGTGTTGCCGCCCTGCTGATGGCACCGAATGAAGCCCGCGACCGTCTGGCCAGTGGCGTGTTCCTGACCCCGTGCGAGAACAACCCGGGCGGACGCATCAACAGCTACCTGAGCAAGGCGATCATGGCCGAGCCGGTGGAGCGCAAGTTCCTGAAGGCGCTGAAGAGCAAGGGCATCGAAGCGCTGGACTTCAAGAGCCAGCTGGATGAAGCCGTGGCCGAGGGCGTGATCACCCAGGACGAGCGCAGCCTGCTGGAAGAGCTGCGTACGCTGACCCTGGACACCATCACCGTGGACGACTTCGACACCCACGAACTGCGCGCGGCCAGCTACTACGACCGCCAGCACAAGGATCCGCACTCGCAGGCGGCCTGA
- a CDS encoding hotdog fold domain-containing protein: protein MSTPLLSLYHRLQRWPAGNWLFSRAVCFKAPYFASIAPRITRLEHGRCEGTLADRRRVRNHIGTVHAIAMCNLAELTAGLMVDASLPKGMRWIPKGMQVQYLAKARGTLQAVALPAQPIAVAAEGYALPVTVSVRDRAGTEVFSAVIDMWMSPAK from the coding sequence ATGTCCACGCCCCTGCTCTCGCTTTACCACCGCCTGCAGCGCTGGCCCGCCGGCAACTGGCTGTTCTCGCGTGCGGTGTGCTTCAAGGCGCCCTACTTCGCCAGCATCGCGCCGCGCATCACCCGCCTGGAACACGGCCGCTGCGAAGGCACGCTGGCCGACCGCCGCAGGGTGCGCAACCACATCGGCACGGTGCACGCCATCGCGATGTGCAACCTGGCCGAACTGACCGCCGGGCTGATGGTCGACGCCTCGCTGCCGAAGGGCATGCGCTGGATCCCGAAAGGAATGCAGGTTCAGTACCTGGCCAAGGCACGTGGCACGCTGCAGGCGGTGGCGTTGCCAGCGCAGCCGATTGCCGTTGCGGCCGAGGGCTATGCGCTGCCGGTGACGGTGAGCGTGCGCGACCGTGCGGGCACCGAGGTGTTCAGCGCGGTCATCGACATGTGGATGTCGCCGGCGAAGTAG